A genome region from Labrus mixtus chromosome 9, fLabMix1.1, whole genome shotgun sequence includes the following:
- the LOC132980330 gene encoding sarcolipin, protein MDRSVQELFLNFMIVLITVMLMWLLVKTYQD, encoded by the coding sequence ATGGATCGCTCAGTACAGGAGCTTTTCCTCAACTTTATGATCGTCTTAATCACCGTGATGCTGATGTGGCTGCTGGTGAAAACATACCAGGACTGA
- the kbtbd3 gene encoding kelch repeat and BTB domain-containing protein 3: protein MDELQESLLSTTNTSNLSSSTSSSPPSGNSCSAPQCNGVPESRTLLRMSESHGLQLLGVLRSFRERGLMFDFTIKVQEQSFPCHRCVLAACSDFFRAMFEVDMRERDDGSVTLGNQCSIAVSSFLDFAYSGEMLITEGNVDLLFQLASFLQVSVLFRACSNFLIATMDLSNCLSLFSLAEAYDSASLLQSATEFVVQNFCSLSKTQDYLEMQVNVLEACLRSDALNVPREEVVVESLLRWVCHDLPGRQKLLPGLLSLTRLHHLPASALKTLHDSDPLLCDNQSCLALLSEAKSKQDLYSGLLTDARPATTQSYIYIHKTEENGEIHHTFCYCLETDQWKELGARHGEGIATIPDPPGSYLTSYGEKMFVTGGCKGNCCRAIRLHVAEPFHDATDEVWCFCPVTLTCTPAPAMLKPRSTHTAVTCLDRMYVIGGRTRGSRGGAPSLLEVEYYNPLTQTWTSVSPLPTAIFYPEASACGSVIYTLGSEVELTDSFNPSLDCFFSYDAQKDQWSRLVAEFGQFFHATLVKSVSINNTLHLCDLSTYKVYSFCPETCVWKGEGSFECAGFNAGAVGMRDKIYILGGDYSPDEITDEVQVYHSSRSQWEEVAPMPRALTEFHCQLISFNRYRDPWSDTADTHT from the exons ATGGATGAACTTCAAGAGTCACTCCTCTCTACAACCAACACCAGCAacctcagcagcagcaccagcagcagccctCCGAGTGGTAATTCTTGCAGTGCTCCGCAATGCAATGGGGTCCCGGAGAGCCGGACCCTGCTGCGGATGTCTGAGTCACACGGACTCCAGCTGCTGGGTGTGCTCAGATCTTTCAGGGAGCGGGGCTTGATGTTTGACTTTACCATTAAGGTCCAGGAACAAAGTTTTCCCTGTCATCGCTGCGTCCTGGCTGCATGCAGTGATTTCTTCAG GGCCATGTTTGAGGTGGATATGCGAGAGAGGGATGATGGTTCAGTGACTCTGGGTAACCAGTGTTCGATAGCGGTCAGTTCTTTCCTTGACTTTGCCTATTCGGGAGAAATGCTCATCACTGAAGGCAATGTAGACTTGCTGTTTCAGCTTGCCTCTTTTCTACAG GTGTCAGTCCTGTTCCGAGCGTGCAGCAACTTCCTAATAGCAACCATGGACCTTAGtaactgtctgtccctcttctccCTTGCTGAGGCCTATGACTCAGCTTCCCTCCTCCAAAGTGCCACCGAGTTTGTTGTTCAGAACTTCTGCAGCCTCTCCAAAACACAGGACTATCTGGAAATGCAG GTGAATGTGCTGGAAGCATGCCTGAGGTCAGATGCTTTAAATGTGCCCAGAGAAGAGGTTGTGGTGGAGTCACTTCTTCGATGGGTATGCCATGATCTCCCGGGAAGACAAAAACTGTTACCGGGCTTGTTGTCTTTAACCAGACTACATCATCTACCTGCATCTGCCTTAAAG ACCCTCCATGACTCAGACCCTCTCCTCTGTGACAACCAGTCCTGTCTGGCCCTGCTCTCAGAGGCTAAGAGCAAACAGGACCTGTACAGTGGCCTGCTCACTGATGCCCGGCCTGCTACCACGCAGAGCTACATCTACATCCACAAGACAGAGGAGAACGGAGAGATCCACCACACATTCTGCTACTGTCTGGAGACAGACCAGTGGAAAGAGCTGGGGGCAAGGCATGGAGAAGGCATAGCCACGATACCAGACCCACCAGGATCCTACCTTACCAGTTATGGTGAAAAG ATGTTTGTGACAGGTGGTTGCAAAGGAAACTGCTGTCGGGCAATACGTCTCCATGTGGCTGAACCGTTCCACGATGCTACAGACGAGGTTTGGTGCTTCTGTCCTGTGAccctcacctgcacacctgcaCCTGCCATGCTAAAGcccagaagcacacacactgcagtcacCTGTCTGGACCGGATGTATGTCATAGGAGGGCGAACTAGAGGATCCAGAGGGGGAGCACCCAGTCTTCTCGAG GTGGAGTATTATAATCCTCTGACCCAGACCTGGACCTCAGTCAGCCCACTGCCCACTGCTATCTTCTACCCTGAGGCCAGTGCTTGTGGCAGTGTTATCTACACTCTGGGATCAGAGGTGGAGCTCACAGACTCCTTTAACCCCTCACTGGACTGTTTCTTCTCCTATGATGCCCAGAAGGACCAGTGGAGCCGCCTGGTGGCAGAGTTTGGCCAGTTCTTCCATGCTACACTGGTCAAGTCTGTGTCAATAAATAACACTCTACATCTCTGTGACCTGTCCACTTATAAG GTGTACAGTTTTTGTCCAGAGACATGTGTGTGGAAGGGGGAAGGCTCATTCGAGTGTGCTGGGTTCAATGCTGGAGCAGTGGGTATGAGAGACAAAATCTACATCCTGGGTGGAGATTATTCACCTGATGAGATCACTGATGAAGTtcag GTGTACCACAGCAGCAGGAGTCAATGGGAGGAGGTGGCTCCGATGCCCCGAGCACTCACCGAGTTCCACTGTCAGCTCATCAGCTTCAACAGATACAGAGACCCCTGGAGTGACAcagcggacacacacacatga
- the fam168a gene encoding protein FAM168A isoform X2 codes for MASGHPTDKFSFMYQPDTHKSKNRLSSAMNPVYSPVQPGTPYGNPKNMAFAGYPGGYPATAPTYTPNLYQTGSPGYPPGYTSAGTPYKVPPTQSNGAPPPYTPTPTPYPTAMYPIRSAYPQQNLYAQGAYYTQPVYAAQPHVIHHTTVVQPNSIPSTALYPAPVPVQAPRNNGMAAMGMVAGTTMAMSAGTLLTTPQHPQIGGHPVTVPTYRPQGTPGYSYVPPHW; via the exons ATGGCGAGCGGGCATCCCACAGACAAATTCAGTTTCATGTATCAACCAGACACGCACAAGAG CAAGAACAGGTTATCTTCAGCTATGAATCCAGTCTACAGCCCTGTTCAGCCTGGCACCCCCTATGGAAACCCCAAGAACATGGCCTTTGCAG GCTATCCAGGAGGGTATCCTGCCACGGCTCCCACCTACACACCCAACCTCTATCAAACAGGCAGTCCTGGGTATCCACCAG GATATACCTCAGCAGGCACCCCGTACAAAGTGCCCCCCACCCAGTCCAATGGAGCGCCCCCTCCTTACaccccaacccccaccccatACCCAACAGCCATGTACCCCATCCGCAGTGCCTACCCTCAGCAGAACCTATACGCACAG GGAGCGTACTACACCCAGCCCGTGTATGCGGCTCAGCCACATGTGATCCATCACACCACGGTGGTGCAGCCTAACAGCATCCCCTCCACAGCCCTCTACCCAGCCCCTGTCCCCGTACAAGCTCCCCGCAACAATGGCATGGCTGCTATGGGGATGGTAGCCGGGACAACCATGGCCATGAGTGCAG GGACCCTGCTGACAACGCCCCAGCACCCCCAAATTGGAGGTCACCCAGTTACTGTGCCAACCTACAGGCCCCAAGGGACACCTGGGTACAGCTACGTACCGCCTCACTGGTAG
- the fam168a gene encoding protein FAM168A isoform X1, which translates to MASGHPTDKFSFMYQPDTHKSKNRLSSAMNPVYSPVQPGTPYGNPKNMAFAGYPGGYPATAPTYTPNLYQTGSPGYPPAWFCLLEESNKISGYTSAGTPYKVPPTQSNGAPPPYTPTPTPYPTAMYPIRSAYPQQNLYAQGAYYTQPVYAAQPHVIHHTTVVQPNSIPSTALYPAPVPVQAPRNNGMAAMGMVAGTTMAMSAGTLLTTPQHPQIGGHPVTVPTYRPQGTPGYSYVPPHW; encoded by the exons ATGGCGAGCGGGCATCCCACAGACAAATTCAGTTTCATGTATCAACCAGACACGCACAAGAG CAAGAACAGGTTATCTTCAGCTATGAATCCAGTCTACAGCCCTGTTCAGCCTGGCACCCCCTATGGAAACCCCAAGAACATGGCCTTTGCAG GCTATCCAGGAGGGTATCCTGCCACGGCTCCCACCTACACACCCAACCTCTATCAAACAGGCAGTCCTGGGTATCCACCAG CTTGGTTTTGTCTTTTGGAAGAGTCAAACAAAATATCAG GATATACCTCAGCAGGCACCCCGTACAAAGTGCCCCCCACCCAGTCCAATGGAGCGCCCCCTCCTTACaccccaacccccaccccatACCCAACAGCCATGTACCCCATCCGCAGTGCCTACCCTCAGCAGAACCTATACGCACAG GGAGCGTACTACACCCAGCCCGTGTATGCGGCTCAGCCACATGTGATCCATCACACCACGGTGGTGCAGCCTAACAGCATCCCCTCCACAGCCCTCTACCCAGCCCCTGTCCCCGTACAAGCTCCCCGCAACAATGGCATGGCTGCTATGGGGATGGTAGCCGGGACAACCATGGCCATGAGTGCAG GGACCCTGCTGACAACGCCCCAGCACCCCCAAATTGGAGGTCACCCAGTTACTGTGCCAACCTACAGGCCCCAAGGGACACCTGGGTACAGCTACGTACCGCCTCACTGGTAG